From a region of the Thermomonas sp. HDW16 genome:
- a CDS encoding putative peptide modification system cyclase, translated as MGAITHTPQVRTLLLTDLADSTQLVERLGDSAAAELFRAHDRMVLELQQRWRGRLIDRSDGLLLLFERPIDGLGFALDYVRGLRDLGREQNLKQPLQARAGLHVGEVLVWENSVDAVRLGAKSLEVEGLAKPLAGRLMALARPGQILLSATAEPLAHRAARELGERGELLVWKSYGRWRFKGVPEPQEVFEVGEPGLAPLRMPAHTPKAWRDLPLWRRPVALAAETLLLAGLALSGWFLTRPQPAIAFSERDWVVVGDLRNLTGDPRLDDSLEQAFRISLEQSQYVKVLSDLKMRETLQRMQKKPGAQVDRAVGSEIAQRDGARAVLLPTVAEVGGRLRVSAEVIDPRTQTTVYAVSADGKGIDSALASIDDVTDQLREKLGEAMQNVQKTSVPLPNVATPSLDALKVFAVARNVVNTTRDRNQALGLYRRALQLDPQFALAHADMGRMLAASGEVEMAQKEWRAALALSQRLSPQERQWVELMLMEHVAPEQFFRKAGEYLALYPDDYKTIGRLGTHQWHDLNDFKLAETTFRRAMKPQFEGVESTRYSLGIALLGQERIDEALTEFKRARAAGFTGAGELYARAYDARDQHVDADKVYLASTGGRDGWKDEAAVVTGIDRGQWQQAATAAQSWAAAADGAHNTHESVLARTAIAGVAVLSGQSDAMRELQELNLVLGTREREVDAIYSPTSIELRLYAGLLAAYMGDAAGVAEALHQTEGAQVVRDYPAVAQLRQTVLAEQERMAGKPQAAVARLMSFAKQDTALVVVHWALMRALQKAGDDAGAQAQADWLATHRGRIFAESTTTGALRFFNAAVSREAIRDRKTINR; from the coding sequence ATGGGCGCGATCACCCACACGCCACAGGTTCGTACGCTACTGCTGACCGACCTTGCGGATTCGACCCAGCTGGTCGAGAGGCTGGGCGACAGTGCGGCGGCGGAACTGTTCCGTGCCCATGACCGCATGGTGCTGGAACTGCAGCAACGTTGGCGCGGCCGCCTGATCGACCGCAGCGACGGTCTGCTGTTGCTGTTCGAGCGCCCGATTGACGGACTTGGCTTCGCCCTGGATTACGTGCGCGGATTGCGCGACCTGGGGCGCGAGCAGAACTTGAAGCAACCGCTGCAGGCACGCGCCGGCCTGCATGTGGGCGAAGTGCTGGTTTGGGAAAACAGCGTCGATGCGGTGCGCCTGGGCGCCAAGTCGCTGGAGGTAGAGGGCCTGGCCAAGCCGTTGGCCGGCCGGTTGATGGCGTTGGCACGGCCCGGGCAGATCCTGCTGTCGGCCACCGCGGAACCACTGGCGCACCGCGCGGCGCGCGAACTCGGCGAACGCGGCGAGCTGCTGGTGTGGAAGTCCTATGGGCGCTGGCGTTTCAAGGGCGTGCCGGAGCCACAAGAAGTCTTCGAGGTCGGGGAGCCGGGGCTGGCACCGTTGCGAATGCCGGCGCACACCCCGAAGGCGTGGCGCGATTTGCCGCTGTGGCGGCGGCCGGTGGCGCTGGCCGCGGAAACCCTGCTGTTGGCGGGACTTGCGCTCAGCGGCTGGTTCCTGACCCGGCCGCAGCCGGCCATTGCCTTTTCCGAGCGCGACTGGGTGGTGGTGGGTGATCTGCGCAACCTCACCGGCGACCCGCGCCTGGACGATTCGCTGGAACAGGCGTTCCGCATCAGCCTGGAGCAGTCGCAGTACGTCAAAGTGCTCAGCGACCTCAAGATGCGCGAAACGCTGCAACGCATGCAGAAGAAGCCGGGTGCGCAGGTCGACCGCGCCGTCGGCTCGGAGATCGCGCAGCGCGACGGCGCCCGTGCCGTGCTGCTGCCCACTGTGGCCGAAGTTGGTGGTCGTCTGCGGGTGAGTGCGGAAGTCATCGATCCACGTACCCAGACGACGGTGTACGCAGTATCTGCGGACGGCAAAGGCATTGATTCCGCGCTGGCCTCGATCGACGACGTCACCGACCAGCTGCGCGAGAAGCTGGGCGAGGCGATGCAGAACGTACAGAAGACCTCGGTGCCGCTGCCGAACGTGGCCACGCCGAGCTTGGATGCGTTGAAGGTCTTTGCTGTAGCGCGCAACGTGGTCAATACCACGAGGGATCGGAACCAGGCACTGGGTTTGTATCGACGGGCGTTGCAGTTGGATCCGCAATTCGCATTGGCCCATGCGGATATGGGGCGCATGCTGGCCGCCTCGGGCGAAGTCGAGATGGCGCAGAAGGAGTGGCGTGCCGCGCTAGCGCTTTCGCAACGGCTATCGCCCCAGGAAAGACAATGGGTTGAACTGATGCTGATGGAGCATGTTGCGCCGGAGCAGTTCTTCCGCAAAGCCGGGGAATACCTGGCCCTGTATCCCGATGATTACAAGACGATCGGCAGGCTAGGCACGCACCAATGGCATGACTTGAATGATTTCAAGCTTGCGGAAACCACGTTCCGTCGCGCCATGAAACCGCAGTTTGAAGGAGTTGAAAGTACTCGATACAGCCTTGGTATCGCCTTGCTGGGACAGGAGCGCATCGATGAAGCCTTGACCGAATTCAAACGTGCCCGTGCGGCAGGGTTCACTGGTGCCGGTGAACTGTACGCGCGCGCGTATGACGCGCGTGATCAGCACGTGGATGCGGACAAGGTCTATTTGGCCAGCACGGGTGGGCGCGACGGTTGGAAGGATGAGGCAGCGGTTGTCACCGGTATTGATCGTGGGCAATGGCAGCAGGCGGCGACGGCGGCCCAGTCTTGGGCAGCTGCTGCGGATGGTGCGCACAATACACATGAATCGGTGCTCGCGCGCACCGCGATTGCCGGTGTTGCCGTCCTGTCCGGTCAATCCGACGCCATGCGTGAACTGCAGGAACTGAACTTGGTCTTGGGCACCCGCGAGCGCGAAGTCGACGCGATTTATTCACCCACCTCGATTGAACTGCGGTTGTATGCCGGATTGTTGGCTGCGTACATGGGCGACGCGGCAGGAGTTGCTGAAGCCCTGCACCAGACAGAGGGGGCACAGGTAGTCCGCGATTACCCAGCTGTTGCCCAATTGCGGCAGACGGTGCTCGCGGAGCAAGAACGCATGGCGGGCAAACCGCAGGCAGCAGTGGCCAGGCTCATGTCGTTTGCGAAGCAAGACACCGCGCTGGTAGTCGTGCACTGGGCGTTGATGCGGGCTTTGCAGAAAGCAGGGGATGATGCCGGTGCCCAGGCGCAGGCCGATTGGCTCGCGACTCACCGTGGTCGCATATTCGCGGAAAGCACGACAACGGGTGCGCTGCGGTTCTTCAATGCAGCGGTATCGCGAGAGGCGATTCGTGATCGGAAAACGATCAATCGATGA
- a CDS encoding NHLP-related RiPP peptide, whose product MATKKNKGSAPAPLDPKVAKKLLDKLSTDNEFRRLFKKDADAALASVGYKAEANATSAGDCMQLQVTDRIAPKANIIRDRAKLEAALKVPLTFLCAKDFRGN is encoded by the coding sequence ATGGCGACAAAGAAAAACAAAGGTTCGGCACCGGCACCACTGGATCCGAAAGTGGCGAAAAAACTCTTGGACAAGCTTTCCACCGACAACGAATTCCGCCGGCTGTTCAAAAAAGATGCGGATGCTGCATTGGCCTCCGTGGGCTATAAGGCGGAGGCGAATGCCACCTCTGCCGGCGATTGCATGCAACTCCAGGTAACGGACCGGATCGCGCCCAAGGCGAATATCATCCGGGATCGCGCAAAACTCGAAGCGGCACTGAAGGTTCCGCTGACCTTCCTGTGCGCAAAAGACTTCCGCGGCAACTGA
- a CDS encoding putative peptide maturation dehydrogenase, whose product MRIRRCTTLWLEAAELANFDLGAMLAGGTGVVTHMEWLAHSPHLHSPVQVDVAEIPLLGSLSPLDWVAAAPLRERYGATRVRRLLQAGLLIGSTKPWVMAREADERFRGQFWNGLAAVSHMNSRWEGVDAAREVEEAGLQTAEDLRQSYGIPPPAHCERAAHSAVVKLEATRRGSLDDLLDARATCRNFDTTRSMPLAQLSSVLERTFGMRGEVQGAEDFDVMKRTSPSGGALHPTECYLIIRRVEGLPDGIYHYQPKSHTLLPLPYDQQQVVVVDSESHGAAPKEALDRLAWIAVGGQSWFAEAPVLCVLAPRYVRSFWKYRNHAKAYRVCILDVGHLSQTLQLCATHEGLGSFVTAAINEVDIERAFGLLGYVDGPLAVCGFGPRANEMQTYELDPNRKIWPRT is encoded by the coding sequence GTGCGGATCAGACGGTGTACGACCCTTTGGCTGGAGGCGGCCGAACTTGCCAATTTCGATTTGGGGGCGATGTTGGCGGGCGGTACAGGTGTCGTAACCCATATGGAGTGGCTTGCACATTCACCCCATCTCCACTCGCCGGTGCAGGTGGATGTCGCTGAGATTCCTTTGCTCGGCAGCCTCAGCCCATTGGACTGGGTTGCGGCTGCGCCGCTGCGCGAACGGTATGGCGCCACGCGGGTACGCCGTTTGCTGCAGGCTGGCTTGCTCATAGGCAGCACAAAACCATGGGTAATGGCCCGCGAGGCGGATGAGCGCTTCCGCGGACAGTTTTGGAATGGGTTGGCTGCGGTTAGCCACATGAATTCCAGGTGGGAAGGTGTCGATGCCGCGCGAGAGGTGGAAGAAGCGGGCCTGCAGACGGCGGAAGATTTGCGTCAATCCTATGGCATCCCGCCGCCGGCGCACTGCGAAAGGGCCGCTCATAGTGCGGTGGTCAAGCTGGAGGCAACCCGGCGGGGCTCGCTCGACGACTTGCTTGATGCCCGCGCGACTTGCCGTAATTTCGATACGACCCGATCGATGCCGCTGGCGCAACTGTCGAGCGTTCTCGAGCGTACGTTCGGCATGAGGGGTGAGGTACAAGGCGCCGAGGATTTCGATGTCATGAAAAGGACAAGCCCGTCGGGCGGTGCTCTTCATCCGACCGAGTGCTACCTGATCATCAGGCGGGTGGAAGGACTGCCGGACGGCATTTATCACTATCAGCCGAAAAGTCATACGCTCTTGCCGCTACCGTACGACCAGCAACAGGTCGTTGTGGTCGATAGCGAAAGCCATGGTGCCGCGCCGAAGGAAGCCTTGGATCGTTTGGCGTGGATTGCAGTCGGTGGGCAATCATGGTTCGCGGAGGCACCCGTCCTGTGCGTGCTTGCGCCGAGGTACGTCAGGAGCTTCTGGAAGTACCGCAACCATGCAAAGGCATATCGGGTCTGTATTTTGGATGTGGGCCATCTGTCGCAGACTCTGCAGCTTTGCGCTACCCACGAAGGGCTTGGAAGTTTCGTTACCGCAGCAATCAACGAGGTAGACATCGAGCGAGCGTTTGGTTTGCTGGGGTATGTCGACGGGCCTTTAGCAGTATGCGGCTTCGGTCCGCGCGCGAACGAGATGCAGACCTACGAGCTTGATCCCAACCGCAAGATATGGCCGCGAACATGA
- a CDS encoding YifB family Mg chelatase-like AAA ATPase, producing MGLALVHSRARAGVHAPAVRVEVHLAGGLPAMNIVGLPEAAVREAKDRVRAAIQCAQFEFPARRITVNLAPADLPKDGGRYDLAIALGILAASGQLSTDALDGWEFLGELALTGELRPVDGVLAAAIATGQANRKLLVPPGNGHEAALASNVEVRTARTLLEVCAALDARKALPHAQPLPCEEARQPDLGDVRGQAQARRALEIAAAGAHHLLFVGPPGSGKTLLASRLCGILPAPSEAEALEAAMIASASGRGLDPARWRQRPFRAPHHTASAVALVGGGADPRPGEISLAHHGVLFLDELPEWGRHALEVLREPLESGHVTISRAARQCEFPARFQLVAAMNPCPCGWAGDPSGRCLCNNEQIRRYRARISGPLMERIDLHVEVPRLPAVALRHDAAAGEASARVRERVANARDVQLARCGRTNARLGQAQTDAHCRLAAHDSALLERAVESLQLSARSLHRILRVARTIADLAGSAEIQTPHLSEAIGYRKLERGYERKVA from the coding sequence ATGGGTCTTGCACTCGTGCACAGCCGTGCACGCGCGGGCGTGCATGCGCCTGCCGTGCGCGTGGAAGTCCACTTGGCTGGCGGTTTGCCGGCGATGAACATCGTCGGCTTGCCGGAAGCCGCGGTGCGCGAAGCCAAGGATCGCGTGCGCGCCGCGATCCAGTGCGCGCAGTTCGAATTCCCGGCGCGGCGGATCACCGTCAACCTGGCCCCGGCGGACCTGCCGAAGGACGGCGGCCGCTACGACCTGGCCATCGCCCTGGGCATCCTTGCCGCCAGCGGGCAACTCTCGACCGACGCGCTGGATGGCTGGGAATTCCTCGGCGAACTGGCCCTGACCGGTGAATTGCGCCCGGTCGATGGCGTGCTGGCGGCGGCGATCGCCACCGGGCAAGCGAACCGCAAACTGTTGGTACCGCCGGGCAACGGACACGAAGCGGCATTGGCATCGAATGTCGAAGTCCGCACCGCGCGCACCCTGCTCGAAGTTTGCGCAGCGCTGGATGCACGCAAGGCGCTGCCGCACGCACAACCGCTGCCTTGCGAAGAAGCGCGCCAGCCGGATCTCGGCGATGTGCGCGGACAAGCACAGGCGCGCCGCGCGCTGGAGATCGCCGCCGCTGGCGCGCACCACCTGTTGTTCGTCGGGCCGCCGGGTAGTGGCAAGACCCTGCTCGCCTCGCGGCTGTGCGGCATCCTGCCCGCGCCTTCGGAAGCCGAAGCGCTGGAAGCGGCGATGATCGCCTCCGCCAGTGGCCGCGGCCTGGATCCCGCACGCTGGCGGCAACGGCCATTCCGTGCACCACACCATACGGCCAGTGCGGTTGCGCTCGTCGGCGGCGGTGCAGACCCGCGACCCGGCGAAATTTCCCTAGCCCACCACGGGGTGCTGTTTCTCGATGAACTACCCGAATGGGGCCGGCACGCGCTGGAAGTGCTACGCGAGCCGCTGGAATCCGGCCACGTCACTATCTCGCGTGCGGCACGGCAATGCGAATTCCCGGCGCGTTTCCAGTTGGTCGCGGCGATGAACCCCTGCCCCTGCGGGTGGGCGGGTGATCCTTCCGGCCGCTGCCTGTGCAACAACGAGCAGATCCGTCGCTATCGCGCACGCATCTCCGGGCCGCTGATGGAACGCATCGATCTGCATGTCGAAGTACCGCGACTGCCTGCAGTAGCGTTGCGGCACGATGCCGCGGCCGGCGAAGCGAGTGCGCGAGTGCGCGAACGTGTCGCCAATGCGCGCGATGTGCAGCTGGCGCGCTGCGGCAGGACGAACGCGCGCCTGGGCCAGGCGCAAACCGATGCCCACTGCCGACTCGCAGCGCACGACAGCGCCCTGCTGGAGCGTGCGGTGGAAAGCCTGCAGCTGTCGGCGCGTTCGCTGCACCGTATCCTGCGGGTGGCGCGCACCATCGCCGACCTGGCGGGATCGGCGGAGATCCAGACACCGCACCTCAGCGAAGCGATCGGTTACCGGAAGCTGGAGCGCGGGTATGAGCGCAAGGTAGCTTGA
- a CDS encoding accessory factor UbiK family protein: protein MIDLAQLDELARRLSSLVPPGLREGREELQQNFKSVLQAGLGKLDLVTREEFEVQRAVLARTREKLEALERDLAALGGEAPKPPQQH from the coding sequence ATGATCGACCTCGCCCAACTCGACGAACTCGCCCGCCGCCTCAGCAGCCTGGTGCCGCCCGGCCTGCGCGAGGGCCGTGAAGAGCTGCAGCAGAACTTCAAGTCGGTGCTGCAGGCGGGCCTGGGCAAGCTCGACCTGGTCACCCGCGAAGAATTCGAGGTGCAGCGCGCGGTGCTGGCGCGCACCCGCGAGAAGCTGGAAGCGCTGGAACGCGACCTGGCCGCACTCGGCGGCGAAGCGCCCAAGCCACCGCAACAGCACTGA
- a CDS encoding P-II family nitrogen regulator, translating to MKMVMAIIKPFKLDDVREALAEAGVAGITATEVKGFGRQKGHTELYRGAEYVVDFLPKIKLEVAVTDDQVDAVSEAIMKAAGTGKIGDGKIFVWDLERVVRIRTGELDGDAL from the coding sequence ATGAAAATGGTCATGGCGATCATCAAGCCATTCAAGCTGGACGACGTGCGCGAGGCGCTGGCCGAGGCCGGCGTGGCCGGCATCACCGCCACCGAGGTCAAGGGATTCGGTCGCCAGAAGGGTCATACCGAGCTGTACCGCGGCGCTGAGTACGTGGTCGATTTCCTGCCAAAGATCAAGCTGGAAGTGGCGGTGACCGACGACCAGGTGGACGCGGTGAGCGAGGCGATCATGAAAGCGGCCGGCACCGGCAAGATCGGCGACGGCAAGATCTTCGTGTGGGATCTGGAACGCGTGGTGCGCATCCGCACCGGCGAGCTGGACGGCGACGCGCTCTGA
- a CDS encoding tetratricopeptide repeat-containing diguanylate cyclase — protein MAAQSQPIHAGLLVALLAWPALAFASTSQQADTGEPVTTRTATFDATLQQVIGPASLDSSTDAYDAELERLRTLLPVGDHARDVRFRSVYCGSRKWKDAQQGLAYSNDALRIARDAHDIASEARATLCRAVYIMLISGSQRGLPEVNKAIALLRDGPDQQLLAESLEMRGDIRSLLGEQANAMIDFQRARAAYRGAGIAHEVEPLMLSIAVAYRRMGDWPQAQRYFTDAVKRMRDKGDWENVATNLIQLGFLHGESGAPDKALAAFREAESVAIAHDDAYNANAARLGIAESQVALGQQDTALVVLQQARAGFAAEHDDSSEDMLLMLTGQALARQGQHREALVRYAQALPLIQQDGNERYLAMLYKAQAASEEALGQDGPALADYKRYNDLQMKLQGKMRLEQSRMLEYEYEIRRRDFENKQLRAQAVAKQQEVSVLEAVRRWQWLTIALGALLVSLLSALAWRQWHKSRRLRDLTLLDPLTKIANRPGIEREAARALDASVADGTSLSLLMLDLDHFKAINDRYGHAAGDKVLRAVTAAWQAQLRGRDPLGRVGGEEFVVVCPDTSLDQALVVGNRLRDAANALRFDEIDPALRVSVSIGAAQARRGGDSYDALIDRADAALYRAKQQGRDRIES, from the coding sequence GTGGCAGCGCAGTCGCAACCGATCCATGCAGGCCTACTGGTCGCGCTCCTGGCGTGGCCCGCCCTGGCGTTCGCCAGCACGTCGCAGCAGGCCGATACGGGCGAGCCCGTCACGACCCGTACCGCCACCTTCGATGCAACCCTGCAGCAGGTGATCGGGCCAGCGTCGCTGGACAGCAGCACCGACGCCTACGACGCCGAACTGGAACGCCTGCGCACGCTGCTGCCGGTCGGCGACCATGCCCGCGACGTGCGCTTCCGGTCGGTGTATTGCGGCAGCCGCAAATGGAAGGATGCGCAGCAAGGCCTGGCCTATTCGAACGATGCGCTGAGAATCGCCCGCGATGCGCACGACATCGCTTCGGAAGCCCGCGCCACGTTGTGTCGCGCCGTCTACATCATGCTGATCAGCGGCTCGCAGCGCGGTTTGCCGGAAGTGAACAAGGCGATCGCCCTGCTCCGCGACGGCCCGGACCAGCAACTGCTGGCCGAATCGCTGGAGATGCGCGGCGACATCCGCTCCCTGCTCGGCGAGCAGGCCAACGCGATGATCGATTTCCAGCGCGCGCGCGCAGCGTATCGCGGTGCCGGCATCGCGCACGAAGTCGAACCGTTGATGCTCAGCATCGCAGTGGCCTACCGGCGCATGGGCGATTGGCCGCAGGCACAACGCTATTTCACCGACGCGGTGAAGCGGATGCGCGACAAAGGCGATTGGGAAAACGTCGCCACCAATCTGATCCAGCTCGGCTTCCTTCATGGCGAATCGGGTGCACCCGACAAGGCGCTGGCGGCGTTCCGCGAGGCCGAAAGCGTGGCCATCGCGCACGACGATGCCTACAACGCGAACGCCGCGCGGCTTGGCATCGCCGAAAGCCAGGTCGCGCTTGGGCAGCAGGACACCGCACTCGTCGTCCTGCAGCAGGCGCGCGCCGGATTCGCCGCCGAACACGACGATTCCAGCGAAGACATGCTGTTGATGCTGACCGGCCAGGCCTTGGCGCGGCAAGGCCAGCACCGCGAGGCGCTGGTGCGTTACGCACAGGCGCTGCCGCTGATCCAGCAGGACGGCAACGAACGCTACCTGGCCATGCTGTACAAGGCGCAAGCCGCCAGCGAGGAAGCGTTGGGGCAAGATGGCCCGGCGCTTGCCGACTACAAGCGCTACAACGACCTGCAGATGAAACTGCAGGGCAAGATGCGGTTGGAGCAAAGCCGCATGCTCGAATACGAATACGAAATCCGCCGCCGCGATTTCGAGAACAAGCAATTGCGCGCGCAGGCGGTTGCCAAGCAGCAGGAAGTCTCGGTGCTGGAAGCGGTGCGGCGCTGGCAATGGCTGACCATCGCCCTCGGCGCGCTGTTGGTGTCCCTGCTTTCCGCGTTGGCGTGGCGGCAGTGGCACAAGTCGCGTCGCCTGCGGGATCTGACCCTGCTCGACCCGCTCACCAAGATCGCCAACCGTCCCGGCATCGAACGCGAAGCCGCGCGCGCACTCGATGCCTCCGTGGCAGACGGGACGTCGCTTTCGCTGCTGATGCTGGATCTCGACCACTTCAAGGCAATCAACGACCGCTACGGCCACGCCGCCGGCGACAAGGTGCTGCGCGCCGTCACCGCGGCCTGGCAGGCCCAATTGCGCGGCCGCGATCCGCTCGGTCGGGTAGGCGGCGAAGAATTCGTGGTGGTTTGCCCTGATACCAGTCTCGACCAGGCATTGGTGGTGGGCAATCGCCTGCGCGATGCCGCCAATGCCTTGCGCTTCGACGAGATCGATCCCGCCTTACGCGTCAGCGTCAGTATCGGGGCGGCGCAGGCGCGGCGCGGCGGGGACAGCTACGATGCGCTGATCGACCGCGCCGACGCGGCGCTCTATCGCGCCAAGCAACAAGGCCGCGACCGCATCGAAAGCTAG
- the speE gene encoding polyamine aminopropyltransferase, with amino-acid sequence MTETTWLYENFDKAGSSIGFRVTGKLDEVQSPFQHIEIYESTDWGNVMLIDGAMMLTTRDNFLYHEMMSHPALFTHADPKRVVIIGGGDCGTLREVLRHPGVVKATQCDIDEQVTRMAEKYFPELCESNHDPRAELLFDDGIAYMANCEPGSVDIVIVDSTDPVGPAEGLFNAAFFASCHRALKADGILVQQSESPLVLLDLIKEMRVEMGKAGFASFQTLPFPQPCYPTGWWSCTMAKKAANASFDFRDADARGKGFPTAYYSADIHAGAQHLPPFVAAALTS; translated from the coding sequence ATGACCGAGACCACCTGGCTGTACGAGAACTTCGACAAGGCCGGCTCGTCGATCGGCTTCCGGGTGACCGGCAAGCTGGACGAGGTGCAGTCGCCGTTCCAGCACATCGAGATCTACGAAAGCACCGACTGGGGCAACGTCATGCTGATCGACGGCGCGATGATGCTGACCACCCGCGACAACTTCCTTTACCACGAGATGATGTCGCACCCGGCGCTGTTCACCCACGCCGATCCGAAGCGCGTCGTCATCATCGGCGGCGGCGACTGCGGCACCCTGCGCGAAGTGCTGCGTCATCCGGGCGTGGTGAAGGCGACGCAATGCGACATCGACGAGCAGGTCACGCGCATGGCGGAGAAGTATTTCCCCGAGCTGTGCGAATCCAACCACGATCCGCGCGCGGAATTATTGTTCGATGACGGCATCGCCTACATGGCCAACTGCGAGCCGGGCAGCGTCGATATCGTGATCGTGGATTCCACCGATCCGGTCGGCCCCGCCGAAGGCCTGTTCAATGCCGCGTTCTTCGCCAGCTGCCACCGCGCGCTGAAGGCCGACGGCATCCTGGTGCAGCAGAGCGAATCGCCGCTGGTGTTGCTGGACCTGATCAAGGAAATGCGCGTGGAAATGGGCAAGGCCGGTTTCGCCAGCTTCCAGACCCTGCCGTTCCCGCAGCCCTGCTATCCCACCGGCTGGTGGAGCTGCACGATGGCGAAGAAGGCCGCGAATGCCAGCTTCGATTTCCGCGACGCCGACGCCCGCGGCAAGGGGTTCCCGACCGCCTACTACAGCGCCGACATCCATGCCGGCGCGCAGCACCTGCCGCCGTTCGTGGCGGCGGCACTGACCAGCTGA
- the speA gene encoding arginine decarboxylase — protein sequence MSDWSLDLARKTYSIPHWSDGYFDVDAQGRIAVRPKGPAGPTVALPDVVDTAMAQGAKLPMLVRFPDVLGNRLGKLQAAFAQAEKDWDYKGGYTAVYPIKVNQHYGVAGTLASHHGEGFGLEAGSKPELMAVLALSRPGGLIVCNGYKDREYIRLALIGRKLGLQTFIVIEKPSELKLVLEEAQALGVQPGLGVRMRLASLGAGKWQNSGGDKAKFGLNPRQLLDLWKRLRDAGMGDCLQLLHFHMGSQISNVRDIANGMREATRYFVELSKLGAKITHVDVGGGLGIDYEGTRSRSYNSVNYGIHHYASSIVQPLAEACVREELTPPRIVTECGRAMTAHHAVLVTNVSEVEHAPEGRVPDVHEDESHPVRQLRELHDEMLQRPAVEVFHEAASAHAEGLSLYALGQIDLTQRARIDDLFYTIAHAVKARLTYDEKSHRDLLDELNERLVDKYFVNFSVFESMPDVWAIDQVFPIVPIERLDEEPTRRGIIADLTCDSDGKIDTYVENEDLDSSLPLHELRPGERYRIGFFLIGAYQEVLGDIHNLFGDTDAIEVKLNGDGYAITQQRRGDTTDVMLDYVGYKLDDLRRRYKALVGAADLGKGEAERLNEALERGLTAYTYLSDEPLE from the coding sequence ATGTCCGACTGGTCGCTCGACCTCGCCCGCAAGACCTATTCGATCCCGCACTGGTCGGACGGGTATTTCGACGTGGACGCTCAGGGCCGCATCGCGGTACGGCCGAAGGGCCCCGCCGGCCCCACCGTGGCCTTGCCGGACGTGGTCGATACCGCGATGGCGCAGGGCGCCAAGCTGCCGATGCTTGTGCGTTTCCCGGACGTGCTGGGCAACCGCCTGGGCAAGCTGCAGGCCGCGTTCGCGCAGGCGGAGAAGGATTGGGACTACAAAGGCGGCTACACAGCGGTGTATCCGATCAAGGTCAACCAGCATTACGGCGTGGCCGGCACATTGGCGTCGCACCATGGCGAAGGCTTCGGCCTGGAGGCCGGCAGCAAGCCGGAGCTGATGGCGGTGCTCGCGCTGAGCCGGCCGGGCGGGCTGATCGTCTGCAACGGCTACAAGGACCGCGAGTACATCCGCCTGGCGCTGATCGGCCGCAAGCTGGGCCTGCAGACCTTCATCGTGATCGAGAAGCCCTCCGAACTGAAGCTGGTGCTGGAGGAAGCACAGGCGCTGGGCGTGCAGCCGGGCCTGGGCGTGCGCATGCGGCTGGCCAGCCTCGGTGCCGGCAAGTGGCAGAACAGCGGCGGCGACAAGGCCAAGTTCGGCCTCAACCCGCGCCAGCTGCTGGACCTGTGGAAGCGCCTGCGCGATGCCGGCATGGGCGATTGCCTGCAGCTGCTGCATTTCCACATGGGCAGCCAGATTTCCAATGTGCGCGATATCGCCAACGGCATGCGCGAGGCCACCCGTTACTTCGTCGAACTCTCCAAGCTGGGCGCGAAGATCACCCATGTCGATGTCGGTGGTGGCCTCGGCATCGATTACGAAGGCACGCGTTCGCGCAGCTACAACTCGGTGAACTACGGCATACACCACTACGCGTCGAGCATCGTGCAGCCGCTGGCCGAAGCCTGTGTGCGCGAAGAACTGACGCCGCCGCGCATCGTCACCGAGTGCGGTCGCGCGATGACCGCGCATCACGCCGTACTGGTCACCAACGTCTCCGAAGTGGAGCACGCGCCGGAAGGCCGCGTGCCCGACGTGCACGAGGACGAATCGCACCCGGTGCGCCAGTTGCGCGAATTGCACGACGAGATGCTGCAGCGCCCGGCCGTCGAGGTGTTCCACGAAGCCGCTTCCGCGCATGCCGAAGGCCTGAGCCTGTACGCGCTCGGGCAGATCGACCTGACCCAGCGCGCGCGCATCGACGACCTGTTCTACACCATCGCCCATGCGGTGAAGGCGCGCCTGACCTACGACGAAAAGAGCCATCGCGACTTACTCGACGAACTCAACGAGCGCCTGGTCGACAAGTACTTCGTCAACTTCAGCGTGTTCGAATCGATGCCGGATGTGTGGGCGATCGACCAGGTGTTCCCGATCGTGCCTATCGAGCGCCTGGACGAGGAACCGACGCGCCGCGGCATCATCGCCGACCTGACCTGCGACTCCGACGGCAAGATCGATACCTATGTCGAGAACGAAGACCTCGACAGCTCGCTGCCGCTGCACGAGCTGCGCCCGGGCGAGCGCTACCGGATCGGCTTCTTCCTGATCGGTGCCTACCAGGAAGTTCTCGGCGACATCCACAACCTGTTCGGCGATACCGATGCCATCGAAGTGAAACTCAATGGCGACGGCTACGCGATCACCCAGCAGCGTCGCGGCGATACCACCGACGTGATGCTGGATTACGTGGGCTACAAGCTGGACGACCTGCGCCGCCGCTACAAGGCGCTGGTGGGTGCGGCCGACCTCGGCAAGGGCGAAGCCGAACGTTTGAACGAAGCACTGGAACGCGGCCTGACCGCCTACACCTACCTCAGCGACGAGCCGCTGGAGTAA